One genomic window of Phycisphaerales bacterium includes the following:
- a CDS encoding flagellar FlbD family protein, whose protein sequence is MIALTRLNGKAFVLNAELIRTIEENPDTTITLVSGDHIVVKEPMAEVVTRSVEYGRLLRRLLPPT, encoded by the coding sequence ATGATCGCGCTCACGAGGCTCAATGGCAAGGCGTTCGTGCTCAACGCGGAGCTTATCCGGACCATCGAAGAGAACCCTGATACGACCATCACGCTGGTGAGCGGCGACCACATCGTGGTGAAGGAGCCGATGGCCGAGGTCGTGACGCGTTCGGTGGAGTACGGGCGGCTGCTGCGTCGGTTGTTACCGCCGACGTGA
- a CDS encoding flagellar hook-basal body complex protein produces MASTTALFSSLSGLNVETRRLDVIGNNIANVNTTAFKGARMHQANQNPRTFSIGSEPSADLGGTNPHQVGTGTKIAGIQRDMGSGTISPTGVPTDVAIDGAGFFVLRGGDERFYGRAGAFTLNENNELVTLNGERVQGWGINDSFEVQRGQLQDVEIELGSLTIAEATSTVRFDGVLDAGGEVAQQGSRTVLSGGDGLGLASIDGAPLTVDTPLVGLEDPAQRGAGAAMFLEGQTLQLGEQSTVGDGVQVRGAEKGGRTLPIAALAIGAATTIGDFIGFLNASLGIQPEPGGGAVGVSLDEATGQIQIVGNRGAANDLDIETGDFVVLDENGETTGRNPFATQTTREADGESERTPFFVYDSLGSLVLADLTMVLENKTDAGTTWRYYVESDEAAGGTALATGTIEFDTNGNLRQAEPVGVVLNRAPTGAGQPLAFDLLFQGEGSRLQALDVGEGESGIAVDDQDGLPAGTLNAFGIGADGIISGSFTNGLSRPIGQIALATFANAQGLADAGDNLFRSGPNSGDAVITEPGGFGTGATLGGQLEESNIDLSREFIGLILAQTGYSANARVIRTTDELLQQLVVLGR; encoded by the coding sequence ATGGCTTCGACCACGGCCCTGTTTTCCAGCCTGAGCGGGCTGAACGTCGAGACGCGACGGCTCGACGTCATCGGCAACAACATCGCGAACGTCAATACGACGGCCTTCAAGGGTGCACGGATGCACCAGGCCAACCAGAACCCGCGGACGTTCAGCATCGGCAGCGAGCCGTCGGCCGATCTGGGCGGGACCAATCCGCACCAAGTGGGCACCGGCACGAAGATCGCCGGCATCCAGCGCGATATGGGCAGCGGCACGATCTCGCCCACCGGCGTGCCCACGGACGTAGCGATCGACGGCGCGGGCTTCTTCGTGCTGCGTGGCGGAGACGAGCGCTTCTACGGCCGGGCCGGCGCGTTCACGCTGAACGAGAACAACGAGTTGGTCACGCTCAACGGCGAGCGTGTGCAGGGCTGGGGCATCAACGACAGCTTCGAGGTGCAGCGCGGCCAGCTCCAAGACGTCGAGATCGAGCTCGGATCGCTGACGATCGCCGAGGCGACGTCGACGGTGCGCTTCGACGGCGTGCTCGACGCGGGTGGCGAAGTAGCGCAGCAGGGCTCGCGGACGGTGCTGTCCGGCGGCGACGGGCTGGGGCTCGCCTCGATCGACGGCGCCCCGCTCACGGTCGATACGCCGCTGGTGGGGCTCGAAGACCCGGCGCAGCGCGGCGCGGGGGCGGCGATGTTCCTCGAGGGGCAGACGCTGCAACTCGGCGAGCAATCCACCGTGGGTGATGGCGTCCAGGTCCGTGGGGCGGAGAAGGGTGGCCGAACGCTGCCCATCGCGGCGCTGGCGATCGGCGCAGCGACGACCATCGGCGACTTCATCGGATTCCTGAACGCTTCCCTGGGCATCCAGCCGGAGCCCGGCGGGGGCGCGGTGGGCGTGTCGCTCGACGAGGCGACCGGGCAGATCCAGATCGTGGGCAATCGCGGCGCGGCGAACGACCTGGACATCGAGACCGGGGACTTCGTCGTGCTTGACGAGAACGGAGAGACAACCGGACGCAACCCGTTTGCAACGCAGACGACGCGCGAGGCGGACGGTGAATCGGAGCGCACGCCGTTCTTCGTGTACGACTCCTTGGGCAGCCTGGTGCTGGCCGACCTGACGATGGTATTGGAGAACAAGACCGACGCCGGCACGACCTGGCGCTACTACGTCGAGAGCGATGAGGCGGCCGGCGGCACGGCGCTGGCGACGGGCACCATCGAGTTCGACACCAACGGCAACCTGCGGCAGGCCGAGCCCGTGGGCGTGGTGCTGAATCGCGCGCCGACTGGGGCGGGCCAGCCGCTCGCATTCGACCTCTTGTTCCAGGGCGAGGGGTCGCGCTTGCAGGCGCTCGACGTGGGCGAGGGCGAGTCGGGCATCGCGGTAGACGATCAGGACGGGCTACCGGCGGGCACGCTCAATGCATTCGGCATCGGAGCCGACGGCATCATCAGCGGCTCGTTCACCAACGGATTGAGTCGCCCGATCGGGCAGATCGCGCTGGCGACGTTCGCCAACGCCCAGGGGCTCGCCGACGCGGGAGACAACCTCTTCCGCAGCGGGCCGAACAGCGGCGATGCGGTGATCACCGAGCCGGGCGGCTTCGGCACCGGAGCCACGCTGGGCGGACAGCTCGAGGAGTCCAACATCGATCTGAGCCGCGAGTTCATCGGGCTGATTTTGGCCCAGACCGGCTACTCGGCGAATGCCCGCGTGATCCGGACGACCGACGAGCTCCTGCAGCAGCTCGTCGTGCTCGGGCGGTAA
- a CDS encoding flagellar hook capping FlgD N-terminal domain-containing protein: MSAISAGSGLASGATQTNRMGELDSQEFLGIILAELQAQDPLAPNDTNALVQQLSSVRSIESDLQLTEKLESLVTDNRLASATSMVGRRVEGIDEADQTIVGTVAAVRTRDGAPTLLLQDGSTLPLDRLTGVGEYAELLP; this comes from the coding sequence ATGAGCGCTATTTCCGCCGGCTCGGGGCTTGCCTCGGGCGCGACTCAGACCAATCGCATGGGCGAGCTCGATTCCCAGGAGTTCCTGGGCATCATCCTCGCGGAACTGCAGGCCCAGGACCCCCTGGCGCCCAACGACACGAATGCGTTGGTGCAGCAGCTCTCGAGCGTGCGATCGATCGAGAGCGACCTGCAACTGACCGAGAAGCTCGAGTCGCTCGTGACGGACAATCGTCTGGCGAGCGCGACGTCGATGGTCGGGCGTCGTGTCGAGGGCATCGATGAAGCGGACCAGACGATCGTGGGTACAGTGGCCGCCGTGCGCACGCGTGATGGCGCGCCGACGCTGCTGCTGCAGGATGGCTCGACGCTGCCGCTCGATCGGCTGACGGGCGTGGGCGAGTACGCGGAGCTGCTGCCATGA
- a CDS encoding flagellar hook-length control protein FliK, translating to MQQQVQLSPKVPDAERPQRSAKEREVRVQGDAATFGMLLGALQAGEAGIVRGEARNDSAAEWNAQDARENRQQPRQTAQNLGQGAQEPRGRLEQLVSEATRPTNGPQTPAAEVRASTHDPAMAARSQFENQPVPQDPPQPSGDQISRGEQRSTPEHAVVQQRAQAVAASVSTASTAVAAGARAGVQSSQVGTVDAARGPQGGAARGRAPSVPQRADQTLRFEKAFQAQVGRGLAQALRSGNGEVTLRLRPENLGQLSVRVQVQQNQVTATFEARHAEAQRMLEGSRDVLRQQLESRGLTVERIDVRLIEEPTQAGTRLAMDRDGGADGGQDGQAFAGERDGRGSSDGDGADGGSRRGATRDDDGLAVAGAEPWRALGTVRLNAIA from the coding sequence ATGCAGCAGCAGGTCCAGCTCAGCCCGAAGGTCCCTGACGCCGAGCGTCCGCAGCGCTCCGCGAAGGAGCGCGAGGTACGCGTACAGGGCGATGCGGCGACCTTTGGCATGCTGCTGGGCGCGCTGCAGGCGGGCGAGGCCGGCATCGTGCGCGGCGAAGCGCGTAACGACTCGGCGGCCGAGTGGAACGCCCAGGACGCACGCGAGAACCGGCAGCAACCGCGCCAGACCGCGCAAAATCTCGGACAAGGGGCGCAGGAACCGCGCGGTCGGCTGGAGCAACTGGTCAGCGAGGCGACGCGGCCGACCAATGGCCCGCAGACGCCCGCGGCCGAGGTCCGAGCCTCCACGCACGACCCTGCGATGGCTGCTCGCTCTCAGTTCGAGAACCAGCCGGTGCCGCAAGATCCGCCGCAACCGTCAGGTGATCAGATATCACGCGGCGAGCAGCGTTCGACTCCGGAGCACGCAGTCGTGCAGCAGCGTGCCCAGGCAGTTGCTGCCTCGGTCTCGACCGCTTCGACCGCGGTCGCGGCCGGCGCCCGCGCGGGTGTACAGAGCTCGCAAGTGGGCACCGTGGACGCCGCTCGCGGGCCGCAGGGTGGCGCGGCCCGCGGGCGTGCACCGAGCGTGCCGCAGCGCGCCGACCAGACGCTGCGCTTCGAGAAGGCGTTCCAGGCCCAGGTCGGTCGCGGCCTGGCGCAGGCGCTGCGCTCGGGCAACGGCGAGGTCACGCTCCGGCTCCGTCCGGAGAACCTGGGCCAGCTCAGCGTGCGCGTGCAGGTGCAGCAGAACCAGGTGACCGCGACGTTCGAGGCACGGCACGCCGAGGCGCAGCGAATGCTGGAGGGCTCGCGCGACGTGCTGCGGCAGCAGCTCGAGTCGCGCGGGCTGACGGTCGAGCGGATCGACGTGAGGCTGATCGAGGAGCCGACGCAGGCTGGTACGCGGCTTGCGATGGATCGCGACGGCGGAGCCGATGGGGGCCAGGATGGCCAAGCGTTTGCCGGCGAACGTGACGGGCGAGGATCGTCCGATGGCGACGGGGCGGACGGCGGGTCGCGGCGCGGAGCGACGCGAGATGATGACGGGCTGGCGGTCGCCGGGGCGGAGCCCTGGCGGGCGTTGGGAACGGTGAGGCTGAACGCCATCGCGTAG
- the fliJ gene encoding flagellar export protein FliJ → MTRRFVFELQAVLEQRRRDERNAQALLASVQRERSDIEAEIAKLRATVEAEREVSRSLMVGRVSARSLREHVAGELGADRRARSLAVKLAGVQKRVDRARELLREAAVRREAIERLRERRHRAWVAELEKAERQELDDLAVMRRGHAGAAEG, encoded by the coding sequence GTGACGCGGCGGTTCGTGTTCGAGTTGCAGGCGGTGCTGGAGCAGCGGCGACGCGACGAGCGTAACGCTCAGGCGCTGCTGGCGTCGGTGCAGCGCGAGCGCAGCGACATCGAAGCCGAGATCGCCAAACTTCGTGCGACGGTCGAGGCAGAGCGGGAGGTCTCGCGGTCGCTCATGGTCGGACGCGTATCGGCCCGATCGCTGCGGGAGCACGTGGCGGGAGAGCTCGGGGCCGATCGAAGGGCTCGATCGCTGGCGGTAAAGCTGGCGGGCGTGCAGAAGCGCGTCGACCGGGCGCGCGAGTTGCTGCGCGAGGCAGCGGTGCGCCGCGAGGCTATCGAACGGCTGCGCGAGCGGCGGCATCGGGCGTGGGTGGCCGAGCTCGAGAAGGCCGAGCGGCAGGAACTGGACGACCTTGCGGTCATGCGTCGCGGGCACGCGGGCGCGGCGGAGGGCTAG
- a CDS encoding FliI/YscN family ATPase, producing the protein MSVLERAGVALDATIPMGVSGRVSALRGATLLVSGLAMPVGSVVRVRTSLAGGGEQLGEIVGLADERAIVMLMGRGEGIRAGDAVEGLQAWASVAVGPGLLGRVIDAMGRPLDGRPAPREQGWAPLDAMRVGPMSREPINAPLRTGVRSIDLMATIGRGQRMGIFAGPGVGKSTLLGQITRQTDADVVVVALIGERGREVREFIEDALGERGLERSVVVCATADESPLVRARAARSACAVAEHFRDLGRSVLLVMDSLTRYAHALRQIGLAAGEPPTSRGYTPGVFAQMASMLERAGAVELDDGRVGSITGMYTVLVEGDDFNEPVSDAVRGVLDGHVLLSRELATRGHYPAVDVLGSVSRLATRLMDDEHARARELVVRLLAAYAKSEDLIRIGAYAKGSSVEVDAAIELMPAIDGLLQQTVDDAGAFDEARQRLLALGEEISKKLGTGG; encoded by the coding sequence GTGAGCGTACTGGAACGGGCGGGCGTCGCGCTCGATGCGACGATCCCGATGGGCGTGTCGGGCCGGGTGTCGGCGCTGCGCGGCGCGACGCTGCTGGTAAGCGGGCTGGCGATGCCGGTCGGCTCGGTCGTGCGCGTGCGTACCTCCCTGGCCGGGGGTGGCGAGCAACTCGGCGAGATCGTGGGCCTGGCCGACGAGCGAGCGATCGTGATGCTCATGGGCCGGGGCGAGGGCATCCGCGCAGGCGACGCCGTCGAAGGCTTGCAAGCGTGGGCGAGCGTGGCGGTCGGGCCCGGGTTGCTCGGGCGGGTGATCGACGCGATGGGCCGGCCGCTGGACGGTCGGCCCGCGCCGCGCGAGCAGGGCTGGGCGCCGCTCGATGCGATGCGCGTTGGGCCGATGTCTCGCGAGCCGATCAACGCGCCGCTGAGGACCGGCGTGCGATCGATCGACCTGATGGCGACCATCGGCCGCGGACAGCGGATGGGCATCTTCGCGGGGCCGGGCGTCGGCAAGAGCACGCTGCTCGGACAGATCACGCGGCAGACCGACGCGGACGTCGTAGTCGTGGCGCTCATCGGTGAGCGCGGCCGCGAGGTGCGGGAGTTCATCGAAGATGCGCTCGGCGAGCGCGGCCTGGAGCGCAGCGTCGTCGTGTGCGCAACGGCGGACGAATCGCCGCTGGTGCGCGCGCGAGCGGCGCGTTCGGCATGCGCCGTGGCCGAGCACTTCCGCGATCTGGGCCGAAGCGTTCTGCTGGTGATGGACTCGCTGACGCGGTACGCCCACGCGTTGCGACAGATCGGGCTTGCCGCGGGCGAGCCACCGACAAGCCGTGGCTACACGCCCGGCGTCTTCGCGCAGATGGCGTCGATGCTCGAGCGCGCCGGAGCCGTGGAACTGGACGACGGGCGGGTCGGATCGATCACGGGCATGTATACGGTGCTCGTCGAGGGCGACGACTTCAACGAGCCGGTGTCCGACGCGGTGCGCGGCGTGCTCGATGGCCACGTACTGCTCTCGCGCGAGCTGGCAACGCGCGGGCACTACCCTGCGGTCGACGTGCTCGGTTCGGTCAGCCGGCTCGCGACGCGGCTGATGGACGACGAGCATGCACGGGCCCGCGAGCTGGTGGTCCGGCTGCTGGCGGCGTACGCGAAGTCCGAGGACCTGATCCGGATCGGCGCGTACGCCAAGGGCTCGAGCGTCGAGGTCGACGCGGCGATCGAGCTCATGCCGGCGATCGATGGGCTCTTGCAGCAAACGGTGGACGATGCCGGCGCGTTCGACGAGGCCCGGCAGCGACTGCTTGCCCTGGGCGAGGAAATCTCGAAGAAGCTGGGCACGGGAGGCTAA
- a CDS encoding FliH/SctL family protein codes for MPMIPRADAATIAREAVVLDLGDLARQGEAMVDRARREADRIIEEAKAERERLISGAVEQGHAEGLERGLEEGRSKGHEDGRAAALTSQQPVFQRLEAAWQEALAAFEKRRDALHSEAERGVVSLAVKLGERVAKRAIEVDEQAAARQLGEAIGLAMRPGRLRVRVSPTDARAVREAMPAFADRLGESASVELVEDEALSHGSVIVEADESRIDGTIETQLERIVGALLPGESS; via the coding sequence ATGCCGATGATCCCGCGTGCCGATGCGGCGACGATCGCGCGCGAGGCGGTCGTGCTCGACCTTGGCGACCTGGCGCGGCAGGGCGAAGCGATGGTGGATCGTGCGCGCCGCGAGGCCGATCGGATCATCGAAGAGGCCAAGGCCGAACGGGAGCGGTTGATCTCCGGCGCCGTCGAGCAGGGACACGCCGAGGGGCTCGAGAGGGGCCTGGAAGAAGGCCGTTCGAAGGGCCACGAGGACGGCCGCGCAGCCGCGCTGACGTCGCAGCAGCCGGTGTTCCAGCGGCTGGAGGCGGCATGGCAAGAAGCGCTTGCAGCCTTTGAGAAACGGCGGGATGCGCTGCACTCCGAGGCGGAGCGCGGCGTGGTGTCGTTGGCCGTGAAGCTTGGCGAACGTGTCGCGAAGCGTGCGATCGAGGTCGACGAGCAGGCCGCGGCGCGGCAACTCGGGGAAGCCATCGGGCTCGCGATGCGACCAGGCCGCCTCCGCGTACGAGTATCGCCGACGGATGCCCGAGCCGTGCGCGAGGCGATGCCGGCGTTCGCCGATCGGCTGGGTGAGTCGGCGAGCGTGGAACTCGTCGAGGACGAGGCGCTGTCGCACGGCTCGGTGATCGTCGAGGCAGACGAGTCGCGCATCGACGGGACCATCGAGACGCAGCTCGAACGCATCGTCGGTGCGCTCCTGCCGGGCGAGTCGTCGTGA
- the fliG gene encoding flagellar motor switch protein FliG, translated as MPRKPHEKLPTNAIDLDGATKSAILLLAVGTERAAIVLKAMPAETVEEVTRELASLGRVPSKLQEAVVKEFYDLTVANEFAGEGNLDFAKDLLLNSLEPEQASKVLAQIQTQVQKTPFSFLQRAESENLLTFIQDEHPQTIALILCHLSHHKAAEILVGLPMQKQIEVIKRIANMEQTNPEVIREVEKGLESRLSNMLMQSMEKSGGVPTVAEMLNLADRSTEKAIMEGLESEDPDLVEQIRRLMFVFEDILLVNDKGIQAVLKEVDNDELGLALKTASEELQQKIFGNMSARAAEMIKEDMEFMGPVRISDVETAQQRIVDIVRRLEEAGDVMIQGRGDSELVV; from the coding sequence GTGCCCCGCAAGCCGCACGAAAAACTGCCGACGAACGCGATCGATCTCGACGGCGCGACGAAGTCGGCGATCTTGCTGCTGGCGGTCGGTACCGAGCGTGCAGCGATCGTGCTGAAGGCGATGCCCGCCGAGACGGTCGAGGAGGTAACGCGCGAGCTTGCGAGCCTCGGACGCGTGCCCAGCAAGCTGCAGGAAGCGGTCGTCAAGGAGTTTTACGACCTCACCGTTGCCAACGAGTTCGCGGGCGAGGGCAACCTCGACTTCGCGAAAGACCTGCTGCTGAACTCGCTCGAGCCCGAGCAGGCGAGCAAGGTGCTCGCGCAGATCCAGACGCAGGTCCAGAAGACGCCGTTCAGCTTCCTGCAGCGCGCCGAGAGCGAGAACCTGCTGACCTTCATCCAGGACGAGCACCCGCAGACGATCGCGCTGATCCTGTGCCACCTGAGCCACCACAAGGCGGCGGAGATCCTCGTGGGCCTGCCCATGCAAAAGCAGATCGAGGTCATCAAGCGCATCGCGAACATGGAGCAGACCAACCCCGAGGTCATCCGCGAGGTCGAGAAGGGCCTGGAGAGCCGGCTGAGCAACATGCTCATGCAGAGCATGGAGAAGAGCGGCGGCGTGCCCACGGTGGCCGAGATGCTGAATCTCGCCGATCGCTCGACCGAGAAGGCGATCATGGAGGGCCTCGAATCGGAGGACCCCGACCTGGTCGAGCAGATCCGGCGGTTGATGTTCGTGTTCGAGGACATCCTGCTGGTGAACGACAAGGGCATCCAGGCCGTGCTCAAGGAGGTCGACAACGACGAGCTGGGCCTGGCGCTCAAGACCGCGTCGGAAGAGCTGCAGCAGAAGATCTTCGGCAACATGTCGGCGCGTGCGGCCGAGATGATCAAGGAAGACATGGAGTTCATGGGCCCCGTGCGCATCAGCGACGTGGAGACGGCCCAGCAGCGCATCGTCGACATCGTGCGCAGGCTCGAGGAAGCCGGCGACGTGATGATCCAGGGCCGCGGCGACTCCGAGCTGGTGGTCTGA
- a CDS encoding flagellar M-ring protein FliF C-terminal domain-containing protein, whose product METSSKQPKERLRQVAGYLGRLGTIEKLLVASVVIIVAMTFYLVSQYASRTAVVPAAVVGDAAQMSRALATLDQQGIRAETNGAGEILVQPDYVPRVQGLLMEQRIVPPQTASFIEKLVESRSWMNSRQDNHQQFWAIYSQHLSDILSYFQGLRHAQVTIDMPEQAGLGRASRSPSASVYVWPVAGELSQESVDAIAEGIAGSVAGLESTDVRVIDGVSNRWYKSYDDRRVTRQQALDQQLVLEGVLEEKIADFLNDIPGLTIAVLTRVDNARRTRQSQTYEKPLSGLTSESRTERIMQGPVQGAVAGTRSNEPLSVSQGSATGTSSTETTEDTELENRFPSTMENVEDPGGDLQNVSVMLGVPRSYVVRLLEQDQPPAAEGEEPTPPSAEAIASRFDLVRSDLESRIQLVLGNVVAGDPADVAVTVSMRSDVRLAGMQTGGGGFGLGGAGGGGAGGFMGLAGGGLIDKAVLGVLALVSVAMMALLVRKATKKTELPTAEELVGIPPALQGDSDLYGEAEEGDVPMSGIELDEEQVRAGKMLDQVGELVSSSPETAASLLQSWVAASHD is encoded by the coding sequence GTGGAGACGTCCAGCAAGCAACCCAAGGAACGGCTGCGCCAGGTGGCGGGCTATCTCGGCCGTCTGGGCACCATCGAGAAGCTGCTGGTCGCATCGGTCGTCATCATCGTGGCGATGACGTTCTACCTGGTCTCGCAGTACGCATCCCGAACGGCAGTGGTGCCTGCGGCCGTGGTGGGCGACGCAGCGCAGATGTCTCGGGCGCTGGCGACGCTCGACCAGCAAGGCATCCGCGCCGAGACGAACGGGGCGGGCGAGATTCTCGTGCAGCCCGACTACGTGCCGCGGGTGCAGGGCCTGCTCATGGAGCAGCGGATCGTGCCGCCGCAGACCGCCTCGTTCATCGAGAAGCTGGTCGAGTCTCGCAGCTGGATGAACTCTCGGCAGGACAATCACCAGCAGTTCTGGGCCATCTATTCGCAGCACCTCTCGGACATCCTGTCGTACTTCCAGGGGCTGCGGCACGCACAGGTGACCATCGACATGCCCGAGCAGGCCGGTCTCGGCCGGGCGTCGCGCTCGCCCTCGGCGTCGGTGTACGTGTGGCCGGTTGCGGGTGAGCTCTCCCAAGAGTCGGTCGACGCGATCGCCGAGGGCATCGCCGGCTCGGTCGCGGGCCTTGAGTCCACCGATGTAAGGGTCATCGACGGCGTGAGCAATCGCTGGTACAAGTCGTACGACGACCGCCGGGTGACTCGGCAGCAGGCGCTCGACCAGCAGCTCGTGCTGGAGGGCGTGCTCGAGGAAAAGATCGCAGACTTCCTGAACGATATCCCCGGATTGACCATTGCGGTCTTGACCCGGGTGGACAACGCGCGGCGGACGCGGCAGAGCCAGACCTACGAGAAGCCGCTGTCGGGACTCACGAGCGAGAGCCGGACAGAGCGGATCATGCAGGGGCCGGTCCAGGGCGCCGTCGCGGGTACGCGATCGAACGAGCCGCTCTCTGTGAGCCAGGGCTCGGCGACGGGGACGTCGTCGACGGAAACGACCGAAGACACCGAGCTGGAGAATCGCTTCCCGTCGACGATGGAGAACGTCGAGGATCCGGGTGGCGACCTGCAGAACGTCTCGGTGATGCTCGGCGTGCCGCGTAGCTACGTCGTTCGTCTGCTCGAGCAGGACCAACCGCCCGCGGCCGAGGGCGAAGAACCCACGCCTCCGTCGGCAGAGGCGATCGCAAGCCGGTTTGACCTGGTGAGGAGCGACCTCGAATCTCGCATCCAGCTCGTCCTGGGCAACGTCGTGGCCGGCGATCCGGCGGACGTGGCGGTGACCGTCTCGATGCGCAGCGACGTGAGGCTGGCCGGCATGCAGACCGGTGGCGGGGGCTTCGGGCTCGGCGGTGCGGGCGGCGGCGGCGCGGGCGGGTTCATGGGTCTGGCGGGCGGTGGATTGATCGACAAGGCCGTTCTCGGCGTTCTGGCGCTGGTGAGCGTGGCCATGATGGCTTTGCTGGTGCGCAAGGCGACGAAGAAGACCGAGCTGCCGACGGCCGAGGAACTGGTCGGCATCCCGCCCGCGCTGCAGGGCGACAGCGACCTGTACGGCGAGGCCGAAGAGGGCGACGTGCCGATGTCGGGCATCGAACTGGACGAGGAGCAGGTGCGGGCGGGCAAGATGCTCGACCAGGTCGGGGAGTTGGTCTCGTCTTCGCCCGAGACGGCCGCGTCGCTGTTGCAGAGCTGGGTGGCCGCGAGCCACGATTGA
- the fliE gene encoding flagellar hook-basal body complex protein FliE — protein MSDPVGLIGGASGPLRDGQPGKVQNQPTDGEAFRQALFGQLREASEMRQDADKAVEDLMTGQRTDLEGVLLATQKADTAFQLLQQMRNKVMEAYQEVQQMRV, from the coding sequence ATGAGCGACCCAGTTGGCCTGATCGGCGGCGCGTCCGGACCCTTGCGCGACGGGCAGCCCGGCAAGGTCCAGAACCAGCCTACCGACGGCGAGGCATTCCGCCAGGCGCTCTTTGGGCAGCTGCGCGAGGCCTCGGAGATGCGTCAGGACGCCGACAAGGCGGTCGAGGACCTCATGACGGGCCAGCGGACCGACCTGGAGGGCGTGCTGCTGGCAACGCAGAAGGCCGACACGGCGTTCCAGCTCTTGCAGCAGATGCGCAACAAGGTGATGGAAGCGTACCAGGAAGTCCAGCAGATGCGCGTGTGA
- the flgC gene encoding flagellar basal body rod protein FlgC, translated as MFGSLDISTSGMIAQRVRLTAASANIAGANVIEDQWGNYAPYLRREVVLAAGDPSAPSSDGQGLGVHVREVYKNENALRERYDPSSKHADANGYVVGPDISTFAEQVDAMEASRAYEANVAAAEVTKAMLAQALRMIA; from the coding sequence GTGTTCGGCAGCCTTGACATCTCGACGAGCGGCATGATTGCCCAGCGTGTGCGGCTGACGGCGGCATCGGCCAACATCGCCGGCGCCAACGTCATCGAAGACCAGTGGGGCAACTACGCGCCGTACCTGCGGCGAGAGGTCGTGCTGGCGGCGGGTGACCCGTCCGCCCCGAGCAGCGACGGGCAAGGCCTTGGCGTGCACGTACGCGAGGTCTACAAGAACGAGAACGCATTGCGCGAGCGGTACGACCCCTCGAGCAAGCACGCCGATGCGAACGGCTACGTGGTTGGACCCGACATCAGCACGTTCGCCGAGCAGGTCGACGCGATGGAGGCCTCTCGGGCGTATGAAGCGAACGTGGCGGCGGCCGAGGTGACCAAGGCGATGCTGGCCCAGGCTTTGCGGATGATCGCGTAG